Proteins encoded in a region of the Pseudomonas sp. PDNC002 genome:
- a CDS encoding aldehyde dehydrogenase family protein has product MISALLESLGVDARLVTGGDQVIHTPIDGSRLGAVRLESAAEVEQKIGRAAHAFEAWRKVPAPRRGELVRLFGEELRASKAALGELVSWEAGKITQEGLGEVQEMIDICDFAVGLSRQLYGLTIASERPGHHMRETWHPLGVVGVISAFNFPVAVWSWNTALALVCGNSVVWKPSEKTPLTALACQALFERALKKFGDAPEHLSQVVIGDRSAGEALVDDVRVALVSATGSTRMGSEVGPRVAARFGRSILELGGNNAMILAPSADLDMAVRAVLFSAVGTAGQRCTTLRRLIAHESVKDEFVSRLKTAYSKVRIGHPLEGNLIGPLIDERSFLAMQGALEQARGEGGVVFGGERQLADKFPNAYYVSPAIVEMPEQSDVVRSETFAPILYVVPYKDFNDAVALNNGVPQGLSSCIFTTDLREAEAFISAVGSDCGIANVNIGPSGAEIGGAFGGEKETGGGRESGSDAWKGYMRRQTNTVNYSRELPLAQGIVFD; this is encoded by the coding sequence ATGATTTCCGCACTGCTCGAATCCCTCGGCGTCGACGCCCGCCTGGTCACCGGTGGCGATCAGGTCATTCACACTCCCATCGACGGCAGCCGTCTGGGCGCGGTGCGCCTGGAAAGCGCCGCCGAGGTGGAGCAGAAGATCGGCCGCGCCGCCCACGCCTTCGAGGCCTGGCGCAAGGTGCCGGCGCCGCGTCGCGGTGAGCTGGTTCGGCTGTTCGGCGAGGAGCTGCGGGCAAGCAAGGCCGCCTTGGGCGAACTGGTGTCCTGGGAGGCCGGCAAGATCACCCAGGAAGGCCTGGGCGAAGTGCAGGAGATGATCGACATCTGCGACTTCGCCGTCGGCCTGTCGCGCCAGCTCTACGGCCTGACCATCGCCTCCGAGCGCCCCGGCCACCACATGCGCGAGACCTGGCATCCGCTGGGCGTGGTCGGGGTGATCAGCGCCTTCAACTTCCCGGTCGCCGTCTGGTCGTGGAACACCGCGCTGGCGCTGGTGTGCGGCAACTCGGTGGTGTGGAAACCGTCGGAGAAAACCCCGCTCACCGCGCTGGCCTGCCAGGCGCTGTTCGAGCGCGCGCTGAAGAAATTTGGTGATGCGCCGGAGCACCTCAGCCAGGTGGTGATTGGTGACCGCAGCGCTGGCGAAGCGCTGGTGGACGACGTGCGCGTCGCCCTGGTCAGCGCCACCGGCAGTACCCGCATGGGCAGCGAAGTCGGCCCGCGCGTGGCGGCTCGCTTCGGCCGCAGCATTCTCGAGCTGGGCGGCAACAACGCGATGATCCTGGCGCCCAGCGCCGACCTCGACATGGCCGTGCGTGCCGTGCTGTTCAGCGCCGTCGGCACTGCAGGGCAGCGTTGCACCACCTTGCGCCGGCTGATCGCCCACGAGTCGGTGAAGGACGAGTTCGTCAGCCGCCTGAAGACTGCGTATTCCAAGGTGCGCATTGGCCATCCGCTGGAAGGCAATCTGATCGGCCCGCTGATCGATGAGCGCAGCTTCCTGGCCATGCAGGGCGCGCTGGAGCAGGCGCGCGGTGAGGGCGGCGTGGTATTCGGCGGCGAACGCCAGCTGGCCGACAAATTCCCCAATGCCTACTACGTATCGCCGGCCATCGTCGAGATGCCTGAGCAGAGCGACGTGGTGCGCAGCGAGACCTTCGCGCCGATCCTCTACGTGGTGCCCTACAAGGACTTCAACGACGCGGTGGCGCTGAACAACGGCGTACCGCAGGGCTTGTCCTCGTGCATCTTCACCACCGATCTGCGCGAGGCGGAAGCCTTCATCTCGGCGGTGGGCAGCGACTGCGGCATCGCCAACGTCAACATCGGCCCCAGCGGCGCGGAGATCGGCGGCGCCTTCGGGGGCGAGAAGGAAACTGGTGGCGGCCGCGAGTCCGGCTCCGACGCCTGGAAGGGCTACATGCGCCGGCAGACCAACACCGTGAACTACTCGCGGGAACTGCCGCTGGCGCAGGGCATAGTCTTCGACTGA
- a CDS encoding LysR family transcriptional regulator gives MLSKRHLPSMTALQCFEAVARHLSFTRASEELNLTQSAVSKQVAQLEEMLQHLLFRRVRRRLQLTPAGDLYLVEVRKILTQVEMSTHYLLSYGGETEVLRVATPPTFGARWLIPRLNGWRHRHPNIHLDLRQELEPGDLLQSRCDIAFFFGAGTLPGAECVALFGEEMVPVCSPAILPAQPLSEPTQLADLVLLQNATRQEAWHEWFLSLGQHSEHSYHGPRFDTFYMCIRAAQAGCGVALLPRFLVEEELSEGKLVIAWEHGLASRSGYYLAYPEHAAAVPKVRAFVEWIGERMEG, from the coding sequence ATGCTGAGCAAACGCCACCTGCCGTCCATGACCGCCCTGCAATGCTTCGAAGCGGTGGCGCGGCACCTGAGTTTCACCCGCGCCTCCGAAGAGCTGAACCTGACCCAGAGCGCAGTCAGCAAGCAGGTGGCGCAGCTGGAAGAAATGCTCCAGCACCTGCTGTTCCGCCGCGTACGCCGCCGCTTGCAACTGACGCCTGCGGGAGACCTGTACCTGGTGGAAGTGCGCAAGATCCTCACCCAGGTCGAGATGTCCACCCACTACCTGCTGTCCTACGGCGGCGAAACCGAAGTACTGCGCGTGGCGACGCCGCCGACCTTCGGCGCGCGCTGGCTGATCCCGCGGCTGAACGGCTGGCGCCATCGCCACCCGAACATCCACTTGGACCTCCGCCAGGAACTGGAACCCGGCGACCTGCTGCAATCGCGCTGCGACATCGCCTTCTTCTTCGGCGCCGGCACCCTGCCCGGCGCGGAATGCGTGGCGCTGTTCGGCGAGGAGATGGTGCCGGTGTGCTCCCCGGCGATCCTGCCAGCGCAGCCGCTGAGCGAGCCGACGCAACTGGCCGATCTGGTCCTGCTGCAGAACGCCACGCGCCAGGAGGCCTGGCACGAGTGGTTCCTGAGCCTCGGCCAGCACAGCGAGCACAGCTACCACGGACCGCGTTTCGACACTTTCTACATGTGCATCCGCGCCGCCCAGGCCGGTTGCGGCGTGGCGCTGTTGCCGCGCTTCCTGGTGGAGGAAGAACTGAGCGAGGGCAAGCTGGTGATCGCCTGGGAGCACGGGCTGGCAAGCCGCAGCGGCTACTACCTGGCGTACCCCGAGCATGCGGCGGCGGTGCCCAAGGTCAGGGCGTTCGTGGAGTGGATTGGGGAGCGGATGGAGGGGTGA
- a CDS encoding NUDIX domain-containing protein yields the protein MSTAEVLATVDIVALRLNPERGLELLLIRRAHGPFEGQWALPGVLINGRCADHGLDDAALRALREKARVQPAYMEQVATVGNAVRDPRGWSLSVFYLVLVAPETELAADDLDFVPLDAVRGERLALPFDHAHLVQQACERLASKSVYSALPLHLLPERFTVAEALKAFELSIGEEVQHSSLRGRLERMKAAGWVEDTGERHQPPMGRPQHVLRFTPQGDGAFVFDRSLLV from the coding sequence ATGAGTACCGCTGAAGTGCTGGCGACCGTGGATATCGTGGCGCTGCGCCTGAATCCCGAGCGCGGGTTGGAGCTGCTGCTGATCCGCCGCGCCCACGGGCCGTTCGAGGGGCAATGGGCATTGCCCGGCGTGCTGATCAACGGCCGTTGCGCGGATCACGGCCTGGACGATGCGGCTTTGCGCGCGTTGCGCGAGAAGGCGCGCGTACAGCCGGCCTACATGGAGCAGGTGGCCACGGTCGGCAACGCAGTGCGCGACCCGCGCGGCTGGTCGCTGAGCGTGTTCTATCTCGTGCTGGTGGCGCCGGAGACCGAACTGGCCGCCGACGATCTCGACTTCGTGCCGCTCGACGCCGTGCGCGGCGAGCGCCTGGCCTTGCCCTTCGACCATGCCCATCTGGTGCAGCAGGCCTGTGAGCGGCTGGCCAGCAAGTCGGTGTACAGCGCATTGCCGCTGCACCTGTTGCCGGAGCGTTTTACCGTGGCGGAAGCGCTGAAGGCGTTCGAGCTATCCATCGGCGAGGAGGTCCAGCATTCCAGTCTTCGCGGGCGCCTGGAGCGGATGAAGGCGGCGGGCTGGGTGGAAGACACCGGCGAGCGCCACCAGCCGCCAATGGGGCGGCCGCAGCATGTGCTGCGCTTTACGCCGCAGGGGGATGGGGCGTTTGTGTTTGATCGGAGTTTGTTGGTCTGA
- a CDS encoding nicotinamidase: MNLIASFDVDAQKGFTPLCPNELPVPGGDAIGGALNLLAERASLRLGSKDAHTAQAPWVVSEPAQMLQPLSLPNADLTWVSHCVPGTPGFELLDELPQPMEYDFFIWKGVEPDLHPYGACYHDLAERRSTGAIEYLRQNAVSHVLVGGLALDYCVKTTALQLRRAGFQVLLYLPACRAIAEETAKTACTEMRDAGVILCADENELDEALMGIREN, from the coding sequence ATGAACCTGATCGCCAGCTTCGACGTAGACGCCCAGAAGGGCTTCACCCCGCTCTGCCCCAACGAACTGCCGGTGCCCGGCGGCGATGCCATCGGCGGCGCGCTGAATCTGCTGGCCGAGCGCGCCAGCCTGCGCCTGGGCAGCAAGGATGCGCACACCGCGCAAGCGCCCTGGGTCGTGAGCGAGCCGGCACAGATGCTGCAACCGCTGTCCCTACCCAACGCCGACCTCACCTGGGTCAGCCACTGCGTGCCGGGCACGCCGGGCTTCGAACTGCTGGACGAACTGCCGCAGCCGATGGAGTACGACTTCTTCATCTGGAAGGGCGTCGAGCCGGACCTGCACCCCTACGGTGCGTGCTACCACGACCTGGCGGAACGACGCAGCACCGGGGCCATCGAATACCTGCGGCAGAACGCGGTCAGCCACGTGCTGGTGGGCGGCCTGGCGCTGGACTACTGCGTGAAGACCACCGCGCTGCAACTGCGCCGCGCCGGCTTCCAGGTGCTGCTGTACCTGCCGGCCTGCCGGGCCATCGCGGAGGAAACCGCCAAGACCGCCTGCACCGAGATGCGCGACGCCGGAGTGATCCTCTGCGCGGACGAGAACGAGCTGGACGAGGCCCTCATGGGCATCAGGGAGAACTGA
- the pncB gene encoding nicotinate phosphoribosyltransferase, with protein MAESVFAESIVQNLLDTDFYKLTMMQAVLHNYPNAEVEWEFRCRNAEDLRPYLAEIRYQIERLAELEATPDQLAFLERIPFIKPDFIRFLSLFRFNLRYVHTSIEDGQLAIRLRGPWLHVILFEVPLLAIVSEVRNRYRYREVVLEQVGEQLYRKLDWLAGNASADELTEFQVADFGTRRRFSYRTQEEVVHILKRDFPGRFVGTSNVHLAREFDVKPIGTMAHEWLMAHQQLGPRLIDSQIAALDCWVREYRGQLGIALTDCITMDAFLSDFDLYFAKLFDGLRHDSGDPLVWAEKAIAHYRRLGIDPMTKTLVFSDGLDLPKALQLFRALRGKINVSFGIGTNLTCDIPGVEPMNIVIKMTACNGHPVAKISDTPGKTQCRDENFVAYLRHVFKVPV; from the coding sequence ATGGCCGAGAGCGTATTTGCCGAGAGCATCGTGCAGAACCTGCTGGACACCGACTTCTACAAACTGACGATGATGCAGGCGGTGCTGCACAACTACCCCAACGCCGAAGTGGAGTGGGAGTTCCGCTGCCGCAACGCCGAGGATCTGCGCCCGTACCTGGCGGAAATCCGCTACCAGATCGAGCGCCTGGCCGAACTGGAGGCCACGCCGGACCAACTGGCCTTCCTCGAACGCATCCCGTTCATCAAGCCGGACTTCATCCGCTTCCTCAGCCTGTTCCGCTTCAACCTGCGCTACGTGCACACCAGCATCGAGGATGGCCAACTGGCCATCCGCCTGCGCGGGCCATGGCTGCACGTGATCCTCTTCGAGGTACCGCTGCTGGCCATCGTCAGCGAGGTGCGCAACCGCTACCGCTACCGTGAAGTGGTGCTGGAGCAGGTCGGCGAGCAGCTCTACCGCAAGCTCGACTGGCTCGCCGGCAACGCCAGCGCGGACGAACTGACGGAATTTCAGGTCGCCGACTTCGGCACCCGCCGGCGCTTCTCCTACCGCACCCAGGAAGAAGTCGTGCACATCTTGAAACGCGACTTCCCCGGCCGCTTCGTCGGCACCAGCAACGTGCACCTGGCCCGCGAATTCGACGTGAAGCCCATCGGCACCATGGCCCACGAATGGCTGATGGCGCACCAGCAGCTCGGCCCACGGCTGATCGACAGCCAGATCGCCGCGCTGGACTGCTGGGTGCGCGAGTACCGCGGCCAGTTGGGCATCGCGCTGACCGACTGCATTACCATGGACGCCTTCCTCAGCGACTTCGACCTGTACTTCGCCAAGCTCTTCGATGGCCTGCGCCACGATTCGGGCGATCCGCTGGTCTGGGCCGAGAAGGCCATCGCCCACTACCGCCGCCTGGGGATCGACCCGATGACCAAGACCCTGGTGTTCTCCGATGGCCTCGATCTGCCCAAGGCGTTGCAGCTCTTCCGTGCATTGCGTGGCAAGATCAACGTCAGTTTCGGCATCGGTACCAACCTGACCTGCGACATTCCGGGCGTGGAACCGATGAACATCGTGATCAAGATGACGGCCTGCAACGGCCACCCCGTGGCGAAGATTTCCGACACCCCGGGCAAGACCCAATGCCGCGACGAGAACTTCGTCGCCTACCTGCGCCATGTGTTCAAGGTGCCGGTGTAA
- the nadE gene encoding ammonia-dependent NAD(+) synthetase, which translates to MKDRQAAIARELNVQPPFQSDAELQAEIQRRIRFIQDCLKGSGMKTLVLGISGGVDSLTAGMLCQRAVEGLRAETGNQDYRFLAVRLPYNVQGDEQDAQDSVDCIAPDERHTVNIGPSVQALAAETQALEGLAPATRDFALGNTKARIRMVAQYTIANARAGLVVGTDHAAEAVMGFFTKFGDGACDLAPLTGLVKNQVRSIARSLGAPEHLVEKVPTADLEDLAPGKPDEHSHGVTYKEIDAFLHGQEVSQEAFDIIVRTFEKTRHKRALPTAP; encoded by the coding sequence ATGAAAGACAGACAGGCCGCCATCGCCAGAGAACTCAACGTGCAGCCGCCCTTCCAGTCCGACGCCGAGCTGCAGGCCGAGATCCAGCGGCGCATTCGCTTCATCCAGGACTGCCTGAAGGGTTCGGGGATGAAGACCCTGGTGCTGGGCATCAGCGGCGGCGTCGACTCGCTTACCGCCGGCATGCTCTGCCAGCGCGCCGTGGAGGGCCTGCGCGCCGAGACCGGCAACCAGGACTACCGCTTCCTCGCCGTGCGCCTGCCCTACAACGTCCAGGGCGACGAGCAGGACGCCCAGGACTCGGTGGACTGTATCGCCCCCGACGAACGCCACACCGTGAACATCGGCCCATCGGTGCAGGCGCTGGCAGCCGAAACCCAGGCGCTGGAAGGCCTGGCGCCAGCCACCCGCGACTTCGCCCTGGGCAACACCAAGGCGCGCATTCGCATGGTCGCCCAGTACACCATCGCCAACGCCCGCGCCGGCCTGGTGGTCGGCACCGACCACGCCGCCGAGGCGGTGATGGGCTTCTTCACCAAGTTCGGCGACGGCGCCTGCGACCTCGCCCCGCTCACCGGCCTGGTGAAGAACCAGGTGCGCAGCATCGCCCGCAGCCTGGGCGCGCCGGAGCATCTGGTGGAGAAGGTGCCGACGGCGGACCTCGAGGACCTCGCCCCCGGCAAGCCGGACGAGCATTCCCACGGCGTGACCTACAAGGAAATCGACGCCTTCCTGCACGGCCAGGAGGTCAGCCAGGAGGCCTTCGACATCATCGTCCGCACCTTCGAGAAGACCCGCCACAAGCGCGCCCTGCCGACCGCGCCGTAA
- a CDS encoding hemolysin III family protein, with product MYHGERFNAWTHLIGAVLALVGGIWLLVATSLVGEPLRIVSVAVYGTTLTMLYSISTLYHSVQGRAKVILRKLDHLSIYLLIAGSYTPFCLVTLKGPWGWTLFGIVWSMAVIGMLQEIKPRSEARVLSIIIYAVMGWIVLIAIGPLYRALGGAGFAWLVGGGAFYTIGIIFFAYDSRFRHWHGIWHLFVIAGSLLHFIAIWRYVIPQH from the coding sequence ATGTACCACGGTGAACGCTTCAACGCCTGGACCCATCTGATCGGCGCAGTGCTGGCGCTGGTGGGCGGCATCTGGCTGCTGGTGGCCACCAGCCTGGTCGGTGAGCCACTGCGCATCGTCAGCGTGGCGGTGTATGGCACGACGCTGACCATGCTCTACAGCATCTCGACGCTCTACCACAGCGTGCAGGGGCGGGCGAAAGTCATCCTGCGCAAGCTCGACCACCTGTCGATCTACCTGCTGATCGCCGGCAGCTACACGCCGTTCTGTCTGGTGACGCTCAAAGGGCCCTGGGGCTGGACGCTGTTCGGCATCGTCTGGTCAATGGCGGTGATCGGTATGCTGCAGGAAATCAAGCCGCGCTCCGAGGCGCGGGTGCTGTCGATCATCATCTACGCGGTGATGGGCTGGATCGTGCTGATCGCCATCGGCCCGCTGTACCGCGCGCTGGGCGGCGCGGGCTTCGCCTGGCTGGTGGGCGGTGGCGCCTTCTACACCATCGGCATCATCTTCTTCGCCTATGACAGCCGCTTCCGCCACTGGCACGGCATCTGGCACCTGTTCGTGATCGCCGGCAGCCTGCTGCACTTCATCGCCATCTGGCGCTACGTCATTCCCCAGCATTGA
- the azu gene encoding azurin yields MFRKLAAVSLLGLFSAPLLAAECSVDIQGNDQMQFSTNAISVDKSCKTFTVNLSHPGSLPKNVMGHNWVLTTAADMQGVVTDGMAAGLDKNYVKDGDTRVIAHTKIIGSGEKDSVTFDVSKLKEGEQYTFFCSFPGHSAMMKGTLSLK; encoded by the coding sequence ATGTTCCGTAAACTCGCTGCTGTATCCCTGCTTGGCCTGTTCAGTGCCCCGCTACTGGCCGCCGAATGCTCCGTGGATATCCAGGGCAACGACCAGATGCAGTTCAGCACCAACGCCATCAGCGTCGACAAGAGCTGCAAGACCTTCACCGTCAATCTGTCCCACCCGGGCAGCCTGCCGAAGAACGTCATGGGCCATAACTGGGTGCTGACCACCGCCGCCGACATGCAGGGCGTGGTGACCGATGGCATGGCCGCCGGTCTGGACAAGAACTACGTGAAGGATGGCGACACCCGCGTAATCGCCCACACCAAGATCATCGGTTCCGGCGAGAAGGACTCGGTGACCTTCGATGTTTCCAAGCTGAAGGAAGGCGAGCAGTACACCTTCTTCTGCTCCTTCCCGGGCCACTCGGCCATGATGAAGGGCACCCTGTCCCTGAAATGA
- a CDS encoding TIGR00730 family Rossman fold protein, whose protein sequence is MTLRSICVFCGASPGATPIYQETAEALGRYLAENGIQLVYGGGAVGLMGMVANAALAAGGEVIGIIPQSLKDAEVGHHGLTRLEVVDGMHARKARMAELSDAFIALPGGLGTLEELFEVWTWGQLGYHGKPLGLLEVNGFFDPLLTFLDHLVQERFVRQPHRDMLQRADSPAALIEALAAWKPLAAPKWVDRTPT, encoded by the coding sequence ATGACCTTGCGTTCCATCTGCGTGTTCTGCGGTGCCAGCCCCGGCGCCACCCCGATCTACCAGGAAACAGCCGAAGCCCTGGGCCGCTATCTCGCCGAAAACGGCATCCAACTGGTCTATGGCGGTGGCGCCGTCGGCCTGATGGGTATGGTCGCCAACGCGGCGCTGGCCGCCGGCGGCGAAGTCATCGGCATCATCCCGCAGAGCCTGAAGGATGCCGAAGTCGGCCACCACGGCCTCACCCGCCTGGAAGTGGTGGATGGCATGCATGCGCGCAAGGCACGCATGGCCGAACTGAGCGATGCCTTCATCGCCCTGCCCGGCGGCCTGGGCACCCTGGAGGAACTGTTCGAGGTCTGGACCTGGGGCCAGCTTGGCTACCACGGCAAGCCACTGGGCCTGCTGGAGGTGAACGGCTTCTTCGACCCGCTGCTGACCTTCCTCGACCATCTGGTGCAGGAGCGCTTCGTCCGCCAGCCGCACCGCGACATGCTGCAGCGAGCCGACTCGCCGGCTGCGCTGATCGAGGCCCTCGCCGCCTGGAAGCCCCTGGCCGCGCCGAAATGGGTGGATCGCACGCCAACCTGA
- a CDS encoding type IV pilin protein has product MKRCSERSDGFTLVELLVGVALIGILASVALPVYQEHIQRVRRTDAEKSLMELAQYLERFYTSRGSYVGAVLPFTIAPRDGAPVQYRLSFAKAPEDSSYVLQAVPEGAMARDGCGVLTLASSGLRGAAAEHCW; this is encoded by the coding sequence ATGAAACGGTGCAGTGAACGCAGTGACGGTTTCACGTTGGTGGAACTGCTGGTCGGCGTGGCGTTGATCGGCATCCTGGCGAGCGTTGCCTTGCCGGTTTACCAGGAGCACATCCAGCGAGTACGACGCACGGACGCGGAGAAGTCGCTGATGGAGCTGGCCCAATATCTGGAGCGCTTCTACACGAGCCGAGGTTCGTACGTCGGCGCAGTGCTGCCGTTCACCATCGCGCCACGTGACGGCGCGCCGGTGCAGTATCGATTGAGCTTCGCCAAAGCGCCCGAGGACTCGAGTTATGTCCTCCAGGCCGTGCCGGAGGGGGCGATGGCGCGGGACGGCTGCGGGGTACTGACACTGGCCAGCAGCGGGCTCCGTGGCGCGGCCGCGGAGCACTGCTGGTAG